One Deinococcus betulae genomic window carries:
- the guaD gene encoding guanine deaminase, with translation MTTSVLYRATFLHTPASPFVTPDALHAQEDGGLLVDGGGVIQEAGDFTAVRTAYPDVPVTDLRGGLLLPGFVDTHVHYPQVRVIGGLGLPLLAWLDHEALPEEARLADDVYARGVAQDFLRGLVGAGTTTALVFGSHFASAVHVFFEEVARVGLRAVAGQVVSDRLLRDELHTTPERAYAEGKALIERWHGVGRALYAVTPRFSLSASEGILAACAALMTEFPDVRFTSHINENVREVEVVRSLFPGARDYLDTYERAGLVSDRAVLAHNVHPSDRELGVMAASGCTAAHCPCSNSALGSGFFPLQRHLAAGVRVSLGSDVGGGTGFSLLKEGLQAHFMQNLMGEAGVALSPAHLLYLATLAGAQALGLEGQVGSFEPGKAFDAVHLAPPPGTPLDAALRHAPSPERALAAAFATGTAGDVAGVWIGGERVMLG, from the coding sequence ATGACCACCTCTGTTCTGTACCGCGCCACCTTCCTGCACACGCCCGCCAGCCCTTTTGTCACCCCCGACGCCTTGCACGCCCAGGAGGACGGTGGGTTGCTGGTGGACGGCGGCGGTGTGATTCAGGAGGCGGGCGATTTTACGGCCGTGCGGACTGCCTATCCCGACGTGCCAGTGACCGACCTGCGCGGCGGGCTGCTGCTGCCTGGCTTCGTGGATACCCACGTCCACTATCCGCAGGTGCGCGTGATCGGTGGCCTGGGGCTGCCGCTGCTGGCCTGGCTGGACCACGAGGCCCTGCCCGAGGAGGCCCGCCTGGCCGACGACGTCTACGCGCGCGGCGTGGCCCAGGACTTTCTGCGCGGCCTGGTGGGCGCCGGCACGACCACGGCGCTGGTGTTTGGCTCGCACTTCGCGTCCGCTGTCCACGTCTTTTTCGAGGAAGTCGCCCGCGTGGGCCTGCGGGCCGTGGCGGGCCAGGTCGTCAGCGACCGGCTACTGCGGGATGAACTGCACACCACCCCTGAACGCGCTTACGCCGAGGGCAAGGCCCTGATTGAGCGCTGGCACGGGGTGGGCCGCGCACTGTATGCCGTCACGCCCCGCTTTTCCCTGTCGGCCTCAGAGGGTATTCTGGCCGCCTGCGCCGCCCTGATGACCGAGTTTCCGGACGTGCGGTTCACCAGCCACATCAACGAAAACGTGCGTGAGGTGGAGGTGGTGCGCAGTCTGTTTCCAGGGGCGCGCGACTACCTCGACACCTATGAGCGCGCCGGGCTGGTCAGTGACCGAGCGGTGCTGGCCCACAACGTCCACCCCTCGGACCGGGAACTGGGCGTCATGGCGGCCAGCGGCTGCACGGCGGCGCACTGCCCGTGCAGCAATTCGGCGCTGGGCAGCGGCTTTTTTCCGCTGCAGCGGCATCTGGCGGCGGGCGTGCGGGTTTCGCTGGGCAGCGACGTGGGCGGCGGCACCGGCTTTTCGCTGCTCAAAGAAGGCCTCCAGGCTCACTTCATGCAAAACCTGATGGGCGAGGCGGGCGTGGCGCTGTCGCCCGCCCACTTGCTGTACCTCGCCACGCTGGCCGGGGCGCAGGCCCTGGGGCTAGAGGGGCAGGTAGGCTCGTTCGAGCCCGGCAAAGCATTTGACGCGGTGCACCTGGCCCCCCCGCCCGGCACGCCGCTGGACGCGGCCCTGCGCCACGCCCCGAGCCCTGAACGTGCTCTGGCGGCGGCTTTTGCGACCGGCACCGCTGGCGATGTGGCCGGGGTCTGGATTGGCGGAGAACGAGTGATGCTGGGGTAG
- the xdhC gene encoding xanthine dehydrogenase accessory protein XdhC: MNWREALNALHERGEAGVLVTVAAARGHTPREAGAKMLVGAAQTWDTVGGGNLEATAVARARALLTAGAIGPELLTLRLTDRAPNEHGRQCCGGEVTLLLEPFRTARPAVAVFGLGHVGLELARVLARLPVALHLIDSRAAQLAPERLTPLTDACAALHVHHAPIPETVLETLPPATHLLILTHDHAEDAALLDAALRRPTWGSVGLIGSAAKWARFQAQLTELGHPPEALARVTTPIGDPALRTGPHRKHPAVIALSVAAALTPLLFSAPTLERML; this comes from the coding sequence ATGAACTGGCGAGAAGCCCTGAACGCCCTGCATGAGCGCGGCGAAGCCGGCGTGCTGGTGACGGTGGCCGCTGCGCGGGGCCATACGCCGCGCGAGGCCGGGGCCAAGATGCTGGTGGGCGCAGCCCAGACCTGGGACACCGTGGGGGGCGGCAATCTGGAAGCCACCGCCGTCGCGCGGGCACGGGCCCTACTGACGGCGGGCGCTATTGGTCCCGAACTGCTGACCCTGCGTCTGACCGACCGCGCCCCCAACGAACATGGCCGGCAGTGCTGCGGCGGCGAGGTGACCCTGCTCCTCGAACCCTTCAGAACGGCGCGGCCTGCGGTGGCGGTGTTTGGCCTCGGCCATGTGGGGCTGGAACTCGCCCGCGTGCTGGCCCGCTTACCCGTCGCGCTGCACCTGATTGACTCCCGCGCCGCGCAGCTGGCCCCCGAACGCCTGACCCCGCTGACTGACGCCTGCGCGGCCCTTCACGTCCACCACGCTCCCATTCCCGAAACGGTCCTGGAGACGCTGCCGCCCGCCACCCACCTGCTGATCCTCACCCACGACCACGCCGAGGACGCCGCCCTGCTGGACGCGGCGCTGCGCCGCCCGACCTGGGGGTCGGTGGGTCTGATCGGCTCGGCCGCCAAGTGGGCGCGCTTTCAGGCGCAGCTGACCGAACTGGGGCACCCTCCAGAAGCCCTCGCTCGTGTCACCACTCCGATTGGCGATCCCGCCCTGAGAACCGGCCCTCACCGCAAACACCCCGCCGTCATCGCCCTGAGCGTGGCGGCTGCCCTGACGCCCCTGCTCTTCTCGGCCCCAACTCTTGAAAGGATGTTATGA
- the xdhB gene encoding xanthine dehydrogenase molybdopterin binding subunit, which translates to MTADQFPSGPVGTSMPHESAAGHVTGHALYTDDLGVRWQNLLHAWPVQAPHAHARVLSLDPAPALAVPGVVRVLTAADVPGVNDAGVKGDEPLFPDTVMYHGHAVCWVLAESEEAARLGAAAVAVTYEPLPAIITLAEAIAAGAFQGAQSTLRRGDVTVGFAQAAHVFEGEFEMGGQEHFYLETNAALAHIDESGQVFIQASTQHPSETQDITAHVLGLPAHAVTVQCLRMGGGFGGKEMQPHGYAAIAALGATLTGRPVRLRLNRTQDLTLTGKRHPFHARWTAGFDTDGRFTALQVTLTSDGGWSLDLSEPVMARALCHLDNAYYIPHVEAHGRIAQTNKTSQTAFRGFGGPQGMLVTEDLLGRVAPLLGLDPQELRARNFYQPGESTPYGQPVRHAERLPDLWAQLLHRSDFHARRAEVAAFNAAHPHTKRGLAVTPVKFGISFNFTAYNQAGALVHVYKDGSVLVNHGGTEMGQGLHTKMLQVAATALGVPLSSVRLAPTRTDKVPNTSATAASSGADLNGGAVKDACDQIRARLAEVAAGTLGVHPDDVRFEAGQVFPLGHPERGMTFAQLVHDAYHRRTPLWAAGFYRTPGLHWDRAAMQGEPFKYFSYGASVSEVEVDGFTGAYRVRRADLLHDVGDSLSPLIDVGQVEGGYLQGVGWLTLEDLRWDESHGPGRGRLLTNSASTYKLPSFSELPEVFHVALLERATEAGVVYGSKAVGEPPLMLAISVREALRAACAAFGSPHHPTLLASPATPEAVYWALDRARQITLEEAQP; encoded by the coding sequence ATGACCGCTGACCAGTTCCCATCTGGCCCAGTCGGCACCTCCATGCCCCACGAAAGCGCGGCGGGGCACGTGACCGGCCACGCGCTGTACACCGACGACCTGGGAGTCCGCTGGCAAAACCTGCTGCACGCCTGGCCGGTGCAGGCGCCGCACGCGCACGCCCGCGTGCTGAGCCTGGACCCGGCGCCGGCCCTGGCGGTGCCCGGCGTGGTGCGCGTCCTGACAGCCGCCGACGTGCCCGGCGTGAACGACGCGGGGGTCAAGGGGGACGAACCGCTGTTTCCCGACACCGTCATGTACCACGGCCACGCCGTATGCTGGGTGCTGGCCGAGTCCGAGGAAGCTGCTCGTCTGGGCGCCGCCGCCGTGGCCGTGACCTACGAACCGCTGCCGGCGATCATCACGCTGGCGGAGGCCATCGCTGCTGGAGCCTTTCAGGGCGCCCAGTCCACCCTGCGCCGGGGCGACGTGACGGTGGGTTTTGCCCAGGCAGCGCACGTCTTTGAGGGCGAGTTCGAGATGGGCGGGCAGGAACACTTCTACCTCGAAACGAACGCGGCCCTGGCGCACATTGACGAGTCGGGACAGGTCTTCATTCAGGCGAGCACCCAGCATCCCAGCGAAACGCAGGACATCACCGCGCATGTCTTGGGGCTGCCCGCGCACGCGGTGACCGTGCAGTGCCTGCGCATGGGCGGCGGCTTTGGGGGCAAGGAAATGCAGCCGCACGGGTACGCGGCCATTGCGGCGCTGGGGGCCACGCTGACGGGCCGCCCCGTTCGCCTGCGCCTGAACCGCACCCAGGACCTCACGCTGACGGGCAAGCGTCATCCCTTCCACGCGCGCTGGACCGCTGGGTTTGACACGGATGGGCGTTTTACTGCCCTGCAAGTCACCCTGACCAGTGACGGCGGCTGGAGTCTCGACCTCTCGGAACCTGTGATGGCGCGGGCGCTGTGCCACCTGGACAACGCTTACTACATCCCGCATGTGGAGGCGCACGGGCGAATTGCCCAGACGAACAAGACGTCCCAGACGGCTTTCCGGGGCTTTGGCGGTCCCCAGGGCATGCTAGTCACAGAAGACCTGTTGGGCCGGGTGGCGCCGCTGCTGGGTCTGGACCCTCAGGAATTACGGGCGCGCAACTTTTACCAGCCGGGCGAGAGTACCCCTTACGGCCAGCCGGTGCGCCACGCCGAGCGCCTGCCCGATCTGTGGGCGCAGCTGCTGCACAGGAGCGACTTCCACGCCCGCCGCGCTGAGGTCGCCGCCTTCAATGCCGCCCACCCGCACACCAAGCGCGGCCTGGCGGTCACGCCGGTCAAGTTTGGCATTTCGTTCAACTTCACCGCCTACAACCAGGCGGGGGCGCTGGTCCACGTCTACAAGGACGGCAGCGTGCTGGTGAACCACGGCGGCACCGAGATGGGTCAGGGCCTACACACCAAAATGCTGCAGGTGGCGGCCACGGCGCTGGGGGTGCCCCTGTCCAGCGTGCGGCTGGCCCCCACCCGCACCGACAAGGTGCCCAACACCAGCGCCACCGCCGCCAGTTCCGGGGCTGACCTGAACGGCGGGGCCGTCAAGGACGCTTGTGACCAGATTCGCGCGCGGCTGGCCGAGGTGGCGGCGGGGACGCTGGGCGTTCACCCGGACGACGTGCGCTTTGAGGCGGGGCAGGTGTTTCCGCTGGGCCACCCAGAGCGGGGCATGACCTTTGCGCAGCTGGTGCACGACGCCTACCACCGCCGCACCCCGCTGTGGGCCGCCGGGTTTTACCGCACGCCGGGCCTGCACTGGGACCGCGCCGCCATGCAGGGCGAGCCGTTCAAATACTTCTCCTACGGCGCGTCGGTCTCGGAGGTCGAGGTGGACGGCTTTACCGGCGCCTACCGGGTGCGCCGCGCCGACCTGCTGCATGACGTGGGTGACAGCCTTTCGCCCCTGATTGATGTGGGGCAGGTTGAGGGCGGCTACCTGCAAGGCGTAGGTTGGCTGACCCTGGAAGACCTGCGCTGGGACGAGTCGCATGGGCCTGGCCGGGGCCGCCTGCTGACCAATTCGGCCAGCACCTACAAGCTGCCCAGCTTCAGTGAATTGCCCGAAGTGTTCCATGTGGCCCTGCTGGAGCGCGCCACCGAAGCCGGCGTGGTGTACGGCTCGAAAGCGGTGGGCGAGCCGCCGCTGATGCTGGCCATTTCGGTCCGGGAAGCGCTGCGGGCTGCCTGCGCCGCGTTCGGTTCCCCGCATCACCCCACCCTGCTCGCCAGCCCCGCCACCCCCGAAGCCGTGTACTGGGCGCTGGACCGCGCCCGCCAGATCACCCTGGAGGAAGCTCAACCATGA
- a CDS encoding xanthine dehydrogenase small subunit: MTIRLTINGAATQLPAGPHTTLLSALRSRGLTGCKEGCAEGECGACAVLVARAEQDGTRWESVNACLALLPALDGGEVVTAEGLGTPGNLHPAQYELAVRGGSQCGYCTPGFVCSMAAEYYRPDRTPGDHGAANGFDLHALSGNLCRCTGYRPIADAAYALGPSAQNDPLGLRRLQPAPAPQATALQAPEGAFFRPVNLPGALALLAAHPGATILAGGTDLGVEVNLRHARPPVTVAVDALPELRVFEVGSDSLLLGAGLTLSDLERRLGDRVPLLAQWFPQFASRLIRNSATLGGNLGTASPIGDSPPALLALEASVQLAGPEGGREVPLADFFTGYRQTRRQPGELITVVRIPLPLSPLVAFHKVAKRRFDDISSVAVSYALKVEAGVITRARIGLGGVAATPLRAYETEAALEGQPWTEETVRRAARTLGGAGTPLSDHRASAAYRAAMLEQSLLKFFFESQEAAHDR, translated from the coding sequence ATGACCATCCGACTGACCATCAATGGCGCGGCGACCCAGTTGCCCGCTGGCCCGCACACCACGCTGCTGTCAGCCCTGCGGTCGCGCGGCCTGACAGGCTGTAAAGAAGGCTGCGCCGAGGGTGAATGCGGCGCCTGCGCGGTGCTGGTGGCACGTGCGGAACAGGACGGCACCCGCTGGGAGAGTGTGAATGCCTGCCTGGCCCTGCTGCCTGCGCTGGACGGCGGAGAGGTTGTCACCGCCGAAGGCCTGGGGACGCCCGGCAACTTGCACCCGGCCCAGTACGAACTGGCAGTGCGCGGCGGATCGCAGTGCGGGTACTGCACGCCCGGCTTCGTGTGCAGCATGGCGGCCGAGTATTACCGGCCAGACCGGACCCCCGGCGACCACGGCGCCGCCAACGGCTTCGATCTGCACGCTCTGAGCGGGAACCTGTGCCGCTGCACGGGGTACCGCCCCATTGCCGACGCGGCGTATGCGCTGGGGCCGTCCGCCCAGAACGACCCGCTGGGGCTGCGGCGCCTTCAGCCCGCGCCGGCGCCGCAAGCCACTGCCTTGCAGGCGCCCGAGGGGGCGTTCTTCCGTCCAGTCAATCTGCCGGGCGCCCTGGCCCTGCTGGCGGCCCACCCTGGGGCCACCATTCTGGCCGGCGGTACTGACCTGGGCGTGGAGGTCAACCTGCGCCACGCCCGTCCTCCGGTGACGGTGGCCGTGGACGCCCTGCCCGAGTTGCGGGTGTTCGAGGTTGGGTCCGACTCTCTCCTGCTGGGCGCGGGATTGACCCTCAGTGACCTGGAGCGGCGGCTGGGCGACCGGGTGCCGCTGCTGGCGCAGTGGTTTCCGCAGTTTGCCTCGCGCTTAATTCGCAATTCGGCCACGCTGGGCGGCAACCTGGGCACCGCCTCGCCTATTGGGGACAGCCCACCCGCGCTGCTGGCGCTGGAGGCGAGCGTGCAGCTGGCCGGGCCGGAAGGAGGACGGGAGGTGCCGCTGGCCGACTTTTTCACCGGCTACCGCCAGACCCGGCGTCAGCCTGGCGAACTGATTACGGTGGTGCGGATTCCGCTGCCCCTGTCGCCGCTGGTGGCCTTTCACAAGGTGGCCAAGCGCCGCTTTGACGATATTTCCAGCGTGGCGGTGAGCTACGCCCTGAAGGTCGAGGCCGGCGTGATAACTCGCGCCCGCATCGGCCTGGGCGGCGTGGCGGCGACCCCGTTGCGGGCCTATGAAACGGAAGCGGCTCTGGAAGGCCAGCCCTGGACCGAAGAGACGGTGCGCCGGGCCGCCCGGACCTTGGGCGGTGCGGGTACGCCGCTGAGCGACCACCGCGCCAGCGCCGCTTACCGGGCAGCGATGCTGGAGCAGAGCCTCCTGAAGTTCTTCTTTGAAAGTCAGGAGGCCGCCCATGACCGCTGA
- a CDS encoding glucose-1-phosphate adenylyltransferase family protein, with protein sequence MASSRSLSSGPSARGTRVQGQKVLAIILAGGKGERLGVLTQGRAKPALTFAGTYRLIDFALSNCVHSGLSDVWVVEEYELHTLNDHLSNGRPWDLDRTHGGLQVLPPFSDAGEEGRFAHGNADALYLHRRLIRQYAPDVLLVLSADHVYTLDYRPVIQSHLERGAGVTLVTTSLPEGEDASRFGVVTVDGAGRVTDFAYKPEQPNGQTVTTEIFVYDGPKLLALLEELHEKAGDHLGDFGHELLPAFVERGEAYAADLGGYWLDVGLPEAYWQAHQDVLQGHSVTLDNPEWPILSSSIPRMPARIDDGARVSGSLVSYGCRIGGTVKRSVLAPGVTVEAGAVVEDSVLLRDVTVRAGVKVRHAIIDEEAQIDAHVGGSQKLTVVGARAHVQQVVKGGEEVGPGPE encoded by the coding sequence ATGGCGTCCTCCCGCAGTCTGAGTAGTGGCCCCAGTGCACGCGGCACCCGCGTCCAGGGCCAGAAGGTGCTGGCCATCATTCTGGCCGGTGGCAAGGGCGAGCGCCTGGGCGTGCTGACGCAGGGGCGGGCCAAGCCGGCCCTCACCTTTGCCGGCACTTACCGCCTGATTGATTTTGCCCTGAGCAACTGTGTCCACAGCGGGCTGAGTGACGTGTGGGTAGTTGAGGAGTACGAACTGCACACCCTCAACGATCACCTGAGTAACGGGCGCCCCTGGGACTTAGACCGCACTCACGGCGGCCTTCAGGTCCTGCCGCCCTTCAGTGACGCCGGCGAGGAAGGCCGGTTTGCCCACGGCAACGCCGACGCCCTGTACCTGCACCGCCGCCTGATTCGGCAGTACGCGCCTGACGTGCTGCTGGTGTTGTCGGCGGATCACGTCTACACGCTGGATTACCGCCCGGTGATTCAGAGTCATCTGGAGCGGGGCGCCGGGGTGACGCTGGTCACCACCTCGCTGCCCGAGGGCGAGGACGCTTCGCGCTTCGGCGTGGTCACGGTGGACGGGGCTGGGCGCGTGACCGATTTTGCCTACAAGCCGGAGCAGCCGAACGGTCAGACCGTGACCACCGAGATCTTCGTGTATGACGGCCCCAAATTGCTGGCGCTGCTTGAAGAACTGCACGAGAAGGCTGGCGACCATCTGGGCGACTTTGGCCACGAACTCTTGCCCGCGTTCGTGGAGCGCGGCGAGGCTTACGCGGCCGATCTAGGCGGCTACTGGCTGGATGTGGGGCTGCCTGAAGCCTACTGGCAGGCCCATCAGGACGTGTTGCAGGGCCACTCGGTGACGCTGGATAACCCCGAATGGCCCATCCTCAGCTCTAGCATTCCCCGGATGCCGGCCCGGATTGACGACGGCGCGCGGGTCTCAGGCAGCCTGGTGTCGTATGGCTGCCGGATTGGGGGGACGGTGAAGCGCTCGGTGCTGGCCCCTGGCGTCACGGTGGAGGCCGGTGCGGTTGTCGAGGACAGCGTGCTACTGCGCGACGTGACGGTGCGCGCCGGAGTTAAGGTCCGGCACGCCATCATTGATGAGGAAGCGCAGATTGACGCCCATGTGGGCGGCAGCCAGAAGCTGACCGTGGTCGGCGCGCGGGCGCACGTTCAGCAGGTTGTCAAGGGCGGCGAGGAGGTCGGGCCGGGGCCAGAGTAA
- a CDS encoding TetR/AcrR family transcriptional regulator → MTQDQTTELKRVDARRNEQTLLDAAAELFVTSGVNVPVRDIAARAGVGTGTVYRHFPTRAELVIAVYRHQVEACVQAGADLLASQPSPLAALERWLLLFADFLTTKHGLATVLQSSDPGFVPLHQYFLDRLLPVCASLLQAAERAGEVQPELEAYELMRGIGNLCIGAETDPNYRPRRLIQVLIAGLRRPV, encoded by the coding sequence GTGACCCAGGACCAAACGACAGAGCTGAAACGGGTGGACGCCCGGCGCAACGAGCAGACGCTGCTGGACGCGGCCGCCGAGCTGTTCGTGACCTCGGGCGTCAACGTGCCGGTGCGGGACATCGCGGCGCGGGCGGGCGTGGGCACTGGCACGGTCTACCGCCACTTTCCCACGCGGGCCGAACTGGTGATCGCGGTGTACCGGCACCAGGTTGAGGCGTGTGTGCAGGCTGGGGCAGACCTGCTGGCCAGTCAGCCCAGCCCGCTGGCCGCCCTGGAGCGCTGGCTGCTGCTCTTTGCCGATTTCTTGACGACCAAGCACGGCCTGGCGACGGTGCTTCAGTCCAGCGACCCAGGGTTTGTGCCCCTGCACCAGTATTTTCTAGACCGCTTGTTGCCCGTTTGCGCCAGCCTATTACAAGCAGCCGAGAGGGCCGGGGAAGTCCAGCCTGAACTGGAAGCATACGAACTGATGCGCGGCATTGGCAACCTCTGTATCGGCGCCGAAACCGACCCGAACTACCGCCCCCGCCGCCTGATCCAGGTGCTGATCGCGGGGCTGCGGCGCCCGGTTTAA
- a CDS encoding alpha/beta hydrolase family protein: MSPSPLPFPESLLGSPAPVVSVRPLVLDAPGRGDALQVRVTAPTTGDDLPVLLFAHGFGKSMDAYAPLTEFWAAHGFVVVQPTFLDSRTLNVTPDDPRSPEIWRIRAQDLRAVLDQLGRIEAAVPGLRGRLNQNRIVAVGHSWGGQSVSLLLGARVRGPDGQPGESLADPRVQAGILLATPGEGGASLTPFAAQHFPFMNPDFAQLTVPNLVVAGDRDQSLLSTRGPEWFAEPYFLSPSSTDLLILFGAEHSLGGISGYGVTETTDEHPERVALLQRLTWAYLRSALDPADSSWAQARAALNDNPNGLGRIESKPPGHPRG; the protein is encoded by the coding sequence ATGTCACCAAGTCCCCTCCCCTTTCCCGAATCGCTGCTGGGCTCGCCTGCGCCGGTCGTCTCGGTCCGCCCTCTTGTCTTGGACGCCCCAGGTCGCGGCGACGCCCTTCAGGTACGGGTCACCGCGCCGACCACGGGTGACGACCTCCCCGTCCTGCTCTTTGCGCACGGCTTTGGCAAATCCATGGACGCCTACGCGCCGCTGACCGAGTTCTGGGCGGCACACGGCTTTGTGGTGGTTCAGCCGACCTTTCTGGATTCCCGAACTCTGAATGTCACGCCGGATGACCCCCGTTCCCCGGAGATCTGGCGCATTCGGGCACAGGATTTACGCGCGGTGCTCGACCAGTTGGGCCGCATTGAAGCCGCTGTGCCGGGCCTGCGGGGACGACTGAACCAGAACCGCATAGTGGCCGTGGGGCATTCCTGGGGCGGCCAATCGGTCAGCTTGCTGCTGGGCGCGCGGGTGCGTGGACCGGATGGCCAGCCGGGCGAGAGCCTGGCCGACCCACGCGTTCAGGCGGGCATTCTGCTGGCCACACCCGGCGAGGGCGGCGCCAGTCTGACCCCATTTGCCGCCCAGCACTTTCCCTTCATGAATCCTGACTTTGCCCAGCTGACCGTGCCCAACCTGGTGGTGGCCGGCGACCGCGACCAATCGCTGCTCAGCACCCGTGGCCCGGAATGGTTTGCCGAACCCTACTTCCTGAGCCCCAGCAGCACTGACCTGCTCATCCTGTTTGGCGCCGAGCATTCTCTGGGCGGGATCTCCGGGTATGGCGTCACCGAAACCACCGACGAGCACCCCGAGCGGGTGGCCCTGCTTCAGCGCTTGACCTGGGCTTATCTGCGCAGCGCCCTGGACCCTGCCGACTCCAGCTGGGCCCAGGCACGGGCCGCCCTGAACGACAACCCCAACGGCCTGGGCCGCATCGAGAGCAAGCCGCCTGGCCACCCAAGAGGGTAA